Proteins from a single region of Chryseobacterium sp. W4I1:
- a CDS encoding isoaspartyl peptidase/L-asparaginase family protein: MQSRRNFIKKTAAASLALAVNPMDLMAKDLPENHKITGKPIVLSTWNFGLKANEEAWTILGKGGKALDAVEKGVRLVELDPTERSVGYGGRPDRDGRVTLDACIMDENYNIGSVACLEHVKNPISVARAVMEKTPHVMLVGDGALQFALSQGFKKENLLTPDSEKEWKEWLKTSEYKPVANIENHDTIGMIALDAQGNLSGACTTSGMAFKMHGRVGDSPIIGAGLFVDNEVGAATATGHGEEVIRTVGTHLVVELMRQGRNPQQACKEAVERIVKITQRRNKNLKDIQVGFIALNKKGEYGSYCIQDGFNFAVYDQKGNRLEKPEFALK, from the coding sequence ATGCAAAGTAGACGAAATTTCATAAAAAAAACCGCTGCAGCTTCTCTGGCACTTGCTGTAAATCCAATGGATCTTATGGCTAAAGACCTGCCGGAAAACCATAAAATAACAGGCAAGCCTATCGTTCTTTCCACCTGGAATTTCGGTCTGAAAGCCAATGAAGAAGCCTGGACCATTTTGGGAAAAGGCGGAAAAGCTCTGGATGCGGTGGAAAAGGGAGTTCGTCTGGTAGAATTGGACCCTACGGAAAGAAGTGTAGGCTATGGAGGACGTCCGGACAGGGACGGAAGAGTAACCCTTGATGCCTGTATTATGGACGAAAACTACAATATAGGTTCAGTAGCTTGTTTAGAACACGTTAAAAATCCAATTTCTGTAGCAAGAGCAGTTATGGAAAAAACACCTCATGTAATGCTGGTAGGAGACGGAGCATTGCAGTTTGCCCTTTCACAGGGATTTAAAAAAGAAAATCTTCTTACTCCCGATTCAGAAAAAGAATGGAAAGAATGGCTGAAAACCAGTGAATATAAGCCGGTTGCCAATATTGAAAACCATGATACCATTGGAATGATCGCCCTTGATGCACAGGGAAACCTTTCCGGAGCCTGTACCACCAGCGGTATGGCTTTTAAAATGCATGGAAGGGTAGGAGATTCTCCCATTATTGGGGCAGGTTTATTTGTTGACAATGAAGTGGGAGCTGCTACCGCTACCGGACACGGTGAAGAAGTAATCCGTACAGTCGGAACCCATCTGGTGGTTGAGTTGATGAGGCAAGGCCGAAACCCACAACAGGCATGCAAAGAAGCTGTAGAGAGAATTGTAAAAATTACCCAGAGAAGAAATAAAAACCTGAAAGATATCCAGGTTGGTTTCATTGCCCTGAATAAAAAAGGAGAGTATGGTTCTTACTGTATTCAGGATGGATTTAATTTCGCAGTCTATGACCAGAAAGGAAATCGTCTGGAAAAACCAGAATTTGCCTTGAAATAA
- the priA gene encoding primosomal protein N', which translates to MLYAQIVLPLNLKGSFTYKVPEELISVIQIGMRVLVPFGGKKIYTGIVFELHDNAPESFVAKEVISILDDKPILPEEQISFWNWLSEYYLCGLGEIYRFAFPSSLKLESETYLKLKPNITVDFENLDVNEMYLIQALEVRQLINLTDIEAFIPKKDIIKTINSLIDLQYIEIDEKIAEKYKAKEVAYVKINDEVLKNQNLADILIKLNRASKQKDLFLAILEKQTEHPETPIKKADLFEDGYFGSSHFKALADKNLVEEYHMQKDRIESYEGEIEELEELSEQQKEAKTEIDEAFEEGKNVLLHGVTSSGKTHIYLEKIEECIQEGKNVLFLLPEISLTKQITQRLEKKYGRQLGFYHQKLTDFERVEVWRRIKQNDIKVLIGTRNALFLPFQDLGLIIVDEEHDSAYRPREASPYFNAKDAALVMGNFYGAGVILGSATPSVESYYNARKDKIKYIFLNERFGDVKLPEYELINFKEAQESKKVSGNFSLHLIDEIKKTLDEKNQAIVLHNRRGYANVIECESCGYVNYCSNCDVVMTYHKAANEMKCHYCGQRASKPRSCPKCQSENLNERGVGVEQIHEEVSKLFPDHEVDRMDVDSMRKKFAYEKLYEKIEDRETDIIVGTQMISKGLDFDHIELVTIPKADSLLYVQDFRAEERAYQLITQVSGRAGRVSGKGKILIQTYNPEHSVFQLIKMNNPAKVYKYILTERQKFHYPPFTKLIMIELKHRKEDKVNRASQFLGSILRKYLPEECVLGPERAQIARLNNLYQFQIMLKLPRGKKYDEFKKMVLLSLNEFDEITAYQSIKKDVFVDF; encoded by the coding sequence TTGCTGTACGCCCAAATTGTTTTACCCCTTAATTTAAAAGGATCTTTCACTTACAAAGTTCCTGAAGAACTGATATCTGTAATTCAGATTGGAATGCGGGTTTTGGTGCCGTTTGGGGGAAAGAAAATCTATACGGGAATCGTTTTTGAACTTCATGATAATGCTCCGGAAAGTTTTGTAGCCAAAGAAGTGATCAGTATTTTGGATGACAAACCCATACTTCCGGAAGAGCAGATCAGCTTCTGGAACTGGCTTTCAGAATATTACCTTTGTGGACTTGGAGAAATCTACCGTTTTGCATTTCCTTCTTCTTTAAAACTGGAAAGTGAAACCTATCTGAAATTAAAACCCAATATAACGGTTGATTTTGAGAATCTGGATGTCAATGAAATGTATCTTATTCAGGCATTGGAAGTACGCCAGCTGATCAACCTTACCGATATTGAGGCATTTATTCCTAAAAAGGATATCATCAAAACAATCAATTCTCTGATCGATCTGCAGTATATTGAAATAGACGAAAAAATAGCTGAAAAATATAAAGCTAAGGAAGTAGCCTATGTAAAAATCAATGATGAGGTTTTGAAAAATCAGAACCTTGCCGATATTCTTATAAAATTGAACAGGGCTTCAAAACAAAAAGACCTTTTCCTGGCCATTTTGGAAAAACAGACAGAACATCCTGAAACTCCCATTAAAAAAGCAGATCTTTTTGAAGACGGATATTTTGGAAGCTCCCATTTTAAGGCACTTGCAGATAAAAATCTTGTCGAAGAATATCACATGCAGAAAGACAGGATCGAAAGCTATGAAGGCGAAATTGAAGAACTTGAAGAACTTTCCGAACAGCAGAAGGAAGCTAAAACAGAGATTGATGAAGCTTTTGAAGAAGGAAAGAACGTGTTGTTGCACGGGGTAACCTCTTCGGGAAAGACCCATATTTATTTAGAGAAAATTGAAGAATGTATTCAGGAAGGGAAAAATGTCCTGTTCCTGCTTCCGGAAATTTCTCTGACGAAGCAGATTACCCAAAGATTAGAAAAAAAATACGGCAGACAGCTCGGTTTCTATCATCAGAAATTAACCGATTTTGAAAGAGTGGAAGTCTGGAGAAGGATCAAACAGAATGATATTAAAGTTCTCATAGGAACACGTAATGCTCTGTTTCTACCTTTTCAGGATCTCGGACTTATCATTGTAGATGAAGAGCATGATTCTGCCTATAGGCCCAGAGAAGCTTCGCCTTATTTCAATGCAAAAGATGCCGCCTTGGTCATGGGGAATTTTTACGGAGCCGGAGTGATTCTCGGATCCGCCACCCCTTCTGTGGAAAGCTATTACAACGCCAGAAAAGATAAAATAAAATATATTTTCCTGAACGAAAGGTTTGGGGATGTGAAACTGCCGGAATACGAATTGATCAATTTTAAGGAGGCTCAGGAATCCAAGAAAGTCTCAGGGAACTTCTCTTTACATTTAATTGATGAGATCAAAAAAACACTGGACGAGAAAAATCAGGCCATTGTGCTTCATAACCGCCGGGGTTATGCCAATGTTATAGAATGCGAAAGCTGTGGCTATGTCAATTACTGCTCAAACTGTGATGTCGTAATGACGTATCATAAGGCTGCCAATGAGATGAAATGTCACTATTGCGGCCAGCGGGCATCAAAACCGAGAAGCTGCCCGAAATGCCAGTCAGAAAACCTCAATGAAAGAGGAGTAGGTGTAGAGCAGATTCATGAAGAAGTATCCAAATTGTTTCCTGATCATGAAGTAGACAGGATGGATGTAGACTCTATGCGTAAGAAATTTGCGTATGAAAAACTGTACGAAAAAATAGAAGACCGGGAAACAGACATTATTGTGGGAACGCAGATGATCTCCAAAGGGCTTGATTTTGATCATATAGAACTGGTTACCATTCCTAAAGCCGATTCTCTGCTCTATGTACAGGATTTCAGGGCCGAAGAAAGAGCTTATCAGCTGATCACGCAGGTTTCAGGGAGAGCGGGAAGAGTTTCAGGGAAAGGGAAAATTCTCATTCAGACCTATAATCCGGAACATTCCGTTTTCCAGCTTATTAAAATGAATAATCCTGCAAAGGTTTATAAATATATTCTTACCGAACGTCAGAAATTCCACTATCCGCCGTTCACAAAACTCATCATGATTGAGCTGAAACACAGGAAAGAAGATAAAGTGAACCGGGCTTCCCAGTTTTTAGGCTCTATTTTACGAAAATATCTTCCAGAAGAATGTGTTTTAGGACCCGAAAGAGCTCAGATTGCAAGACTGAATAATTTATACCAGTTTCAAATTATGCTCAAGCTTCCCCGCGGGAAAAAATATGATGAATTCAAGAAAATGGTTTTGCTGAGTTTGAATGAATTTGATGAAATCACTGCTTATCAAAGTATTAAAAAAGACGTTTTTGTGGATTTTTAA
- a CDS encoding AEC family transporter → MVNFVLIAVCIIAGMVFKATKSIHPDAHKGINTWILYLAMPAVSFKYLPKVKWSAEMLFPIAATFLISVFCFFFMMFYSKSKGYSRRSRSTLELTSGYSNTSFIGFPLISAFYGESLLSIAIICDQTMFFALSTLGIIAAVKGGSKSGKVSAVFILKRLVSFPPLIGCIAALVLSQFIDFTAAEPFFDKLAATVSPLALFSVGLQLKFNGWKKLIPQMSASMFYKLILAPAIVLGLALLLNIKGDIAKITIFEAAMPTVVTSSIIAEQFRLNTRLTNLIVGLSIIVGFLTSAVWYQIIEWFF, encoded by the coding sequence ATGGTGAATTTTGTTCTGATTGCGGTGTGTATTATTGCAGGAATGGTATTCAAAGCAACAAAATCTATCCATCCCGATGCTCACAAAGGCATCAATACCTGGATTCTTTACCTTGCCATGCCCGCGGTTTCCTTTAAATACCTGCCAAAAGTAAAATGGTCAGCAGAAATGCTGTTCCCGATTGCCGCTACCTTTCTGATTTCTGTTTTCTGCTTTTTCTTTATGATGTTTTACAGTAAAAGTAAAGGCTATTCAAGACGGTCCAGAAGCACATTAGAACTCACGAGCGGTTACAGTAATACATCTTTTATCGGGTTTCCCCTGATCAGTGCTTTTTATGGCGAAAGCCTTTTAAGTATAGCCATTATCTGCGATCAGACCATGTTCTTTGCTCTTTCTACATTGGGAATCATAGCAGCCGTGAAAGGAGGAAGCAAATCCGGAAAAGTAAGTGCTGTATTTATTCTTAAAAGATTAGTCAGTTTTCCACCGCTAATTGGCTGTATTGCAGCCTTAGTATTATCTCAGTTTATTGATTTTACCGCTGCAGAACCGTTTTTTGATAAACTCGCAGCAACCGTAAGCCCATTGGCTTTATTTTCTGTAGGTCTCCAGCTCAAATTCAACGGATGGAAAAAATTGATTCCTCAGATGTCAGCTTCCATGTTTTATAAACTGATCCTGGCTCCGGCAATTGTTCTTGGATTGGCTTTGCTTCTCAATATAAAAGGAGATATTGCAAAAATTACCATATTTGAAGCCGCAATGCCGACTGTTGTTACCTCAAGTATTATTGCAGAACAGTTCAGACTGAACACCAGACTTACCAACCTGATAGTTGGCCTCAGTATTATTGTTGGATTCCTCACTTCTGCCGTTTGGTATCAGATTATCGAATGGTTTTTCTAA
- a CDS encoding copper homeostasis protein CutC, translated as MSKIEIACFNPESAMIAFENGADRIELCDGLNEGGTTPDFETTKKLRAKINIPIFVMIRPRGGDFTYSEAEFEHMEKDLIRLKSLNVDGFVFGILDENNQVNVEHNTILVEMAYPLPCTFHRAFDRAKGLEDSLEKVIDCGFKTILTSGQKPNVSEGKENLKKLVKLADGRLEILVGGGLRSTNIEEIREYTNAGYFHSSAITDGGALASADEIIALKNK; from the coding sequence ATGTCAAAAATAGAAATAGCGTGCTTCAACCCGGAATCAGCAATGATTGCATTTGAAAATGGAGCCGATAGAATAGAATTATGTGACGGATTGAATGAAGGCGGAACAACGCCTGATTTTGAAACAACAAAAAAGCTCAGAGCAAAAATAAACATTCCAATTTTTGTAATGATCAGGCCCCGAGGCGGAGATTTTACCTATTCGGAAGCTGAATTTGAGCATATGGAAAAAGATCTTATCAGGCTGAAATCCCTGAATGTAGATGGTTTTGTTTTTGGAATCCTGGACGAAAATAATCAGGTAAATGTAGAACACAATACGATTTTGGTTGAGATGGCTTATCCTCTTCCCTGTACTTTTCACCGTGCTTTTGACCGGGCAAAAGGTCTTGAAGATTCCTTGGAAAAAGTCATTGACTGCGGCTTTAAAACAATTCTCACATCAGGTCAGAAGCCCAATGTTTCAGAAGGTAAGGAAAATCTTAAAAAGTTGGTTAAGCTGGCTGATGGAAGGCTTGAAATTCTGGTCGGTGGCGGACTTCGTTCAACCAATATTGAAGAGATCAGAGAATATACCAATGCGGGCTATTTTCATTCCTCAGCAATTACAGACGGTGGAGCTTTAGCCAGTGCTGACGAAATTATCGCTTTGAAAAATAAATAG
- a CDS encoding glycoside hydrolase family 2 protein, with protein sequence MNRSILFAFLFIQSIMGAQITERSLSSEKWQFKNTKEQQWLPARIPGTVHLDLMNNKMIPDPFKDENEKKVQWIENEDWEYQTTFQVLSKELENDQIDLVFNGLDTFSEIYLNGKLLKKIDNMFRKWEIPVKDFLKEGNNELKIKFRSAVNEGKELAKKVPFTTPESPRSFVRKAQYQFGWDWGPRLVTAGIWKDIQLKLWNLAKIQNVKYHQISSENGLNLKFEIQIDTQNPGDYVLNINKLNKKVYLKKGLNRISIPYGTDGLKLWQPNGWGDAHLYDFKIELFKDKRSLDQENIKVGLRTVELVQEKDAAGKSFYFKVNGKPLYAKGANWIPSDSFSPRIAKEKYQKLIKDAKDANMNMIRVWGGGIYEDDEFYKACDENGILVWQDFMFAGSFYPADEDFLNNVKEEVKDQINRLQNHPSIALWCGNNEIDEAIVNWGYQKQFKYSKEDSLQVWKDYKKLFHELIPNTLWESLTSDKNIYWPSSPSIGWGHKESLTEGDSHYWGVWWGEQPFEIYNEKVGRFMSEYGFQGMPSLEAVKSMFSGTPDLNLQNPVIKAHEKNTRGWEIISEYMKRDYKVPTDFIQYNYISQLLQSRGMRIAVEAHRRSKPYNMGTLYWQLNDCWPVVSWSSIDYLGNWKALHYQMKRSFEQQVILTEEKEGVLNFYAVNDGLNIFSDVNLELQTINFDGQILKEFKAVSKEKKLESILKFDPIQMATLVSDSDKNKVFLQLTLKDGSGKIIAVNQHFFSKPKDLQLPKPDIKIKKISADEVEISTDVLAKDIYLMGDTQFNDNFFDLLPNTSKKIKLSKPLGNINVMSLWDTLKN encoded by the coding sequence ATGAATAGATCTATCCTTTTTGCTTTCCTTTTTATTCAGAGTATCATGGGTGCACAGATTACGGAACGAAGTTTGTCTTCGGAAAAATGGCAGTTCAAAAATACAAAAGAACAGCAATGGCTGCCTGCAAGAATTCCTGGTACTGTACATCTTGATCTGATGAATAATAAAATGATTCCGGATCCTTTCAAAGATGAGAATGAGAAAAAAGTACAGTGGATAGAAAACGAAGACTGGGAGTACCAAACCACTTTTCAAGTATTATCAAAAGAACTGGAAAACGATCAGATAGACCTTGTTTTTAACGGCCTTGATACCTTTTCAGAAATTTACCTGAACGGAAAGCTGCTGAAAAAAATAGACAATATGTTCAGGAAATGGGAAATTCCTGTAAAAGACTTTTTGAAAGAAGGAAATAATGAATTAAAAATTAAATTCAGATCGGCAGTAAATGAAGGGAAAGAACTGGCAAAGAAAGTTCCTTTTACCACTCCCGAATCACCGAGAAGTTTTGTCAGAAAAGCCCAGTATCAGTTTGGATGGGATTGGGGACCAAGATTGGTGACTGCCGGAATATGGAAAGACATACAATTAAAACTCTGGAATTTGGCTAAAATCCAGAACGTTAAATATCATCAGATTTCTTCTGAGAATGGTTTGAATCTTAAATTTGAGATACAAATCGATACACAGAATCCTGGGGATTATGTGCTGAATATTAATAAATTAAATAAAAAAGTTTACCTTAAAAAAGGTCTCAATAGAATAAGTATTCCATACGGAACAGACGGATTAAAACTTTGGCAGCCCAATGGCTGGGGAGATGCCCATCTTTATGATTTTAAAATTGAACTATTTAAAGATAAGAGATCATTGGATCAGGAAAATATAAAAGTCGGACTCAGAACTGTGGAATTGGTTCAGGAAAAAGATGCAGCAGGAAAATCCTTCTATTTTAAAGTCAATGGAAAGCCACTCTATGCAAAGGGAGCCAACTGGATTCCTTCCGACAGCTTTTCACCCAGAATAGCTAAAGAAAAATATCAAAAGTTGATCAAGGACGCCAAAGATGCTAATATGAATATGATCCGTGTCTGGGGCGGTGGCATCTACGAAGATGATGAATTCTACAAAGCCTGTGACGAAAACGGTATTTTGGTCTGGCAGGATTTCATGTTTGCAGGAAGTTTTTATCCAGCTGATGAAGATTTTTTAAATAACGTAAAAGAAGAAGTAAAAGATCAGATTAACAGGCTTCAGAATCATCCTTCCATTGCTTTATGGTGTGGAAATAACGAAATTGATGAAGCTATTGTTAACTGGGGTTATCAGAAACAGTTCAAATACTCAAAAGAAGATTCCCTCCAAGTTTGGAAAGACTATAAAAAACTCTTCCACGAACTTATTCCAAATACATTGTGGGAAAGCCTTACTTCCGATAAAAATATCTATTGGCCCAGCTCACCATCTATCGGCTGGGGACACAAAGAAAGTCTCACAGAAGGAGATTCCCATTATTGGGGAGTCTGGTGGGGAGAACAACCCTTTGAAATATATAATGAAAAAGTTGGCCGCTTCATGTCAGAATATGGTTTTCAGGGTATGCCAAGCCTGGAAGCTGTGAAATCTATGTTTTCCGGGACTCCCGATCTCAATCTTCAGAATCCTGTCATAAAAGCCCATGAAAAGAATACAAGAGGCTGGGAGATCATCAGTGAATACATGAAAAGAGATTACAAAGTCCCAACAGACTTTATACAATATAATTACATTTCCCAGCTGCTTCAGTCCCGTGGGATGAGAATCGCTGTTGAAGCCCACCGCCGTTCAAAACCCTACAATATGGGAACCTTATACTGGCAGCTCAACGACTGCTGGCCGGTTGTTTCCTGGTCATCCATTGATTATCTGGGAAACTGGAAAGCTTTGCATTACCAGATGAAAAGAAGCTTTGAGCAACAGGTTATTTTAACAGAAGAAAAAGAAGGTGTTTTAAACTTCTACGCTGTTAATGACGGATTGAACATATTCAGTGATGTTAATTTAGAGCTACAGACAATAAATTTTGACGGTCAGATTTTAAAAGAGTTTAAGGCTGTTTCAAAAGAAAAAAAATTGGAAAGTATTTTGAAATTTGATCCCATACAAATGGCTACTTTAGTTTCTGATTCTGATAAAAATAAAGTCTTCCTACAGCTTACGCTTAAAGATGGCAGCGGGAAAATAATTGCTGTCAATCAACATTTCTTTTCAAAGCCTAAAGATCTTCAGTTGCCAAAGCCTGATATTAAGATTAAAAAAATCTCAGCAGATGAGGTTGAAATCTCTACAGATGTTTTGGCAAAAGATATTTATCTGATGGGAGATACCCAGTTCAATGATAACTTCTTTGACCTGCTTCCCAATACCTCAAAAAAGATCAAGCTTTCAAAACCCTTAGGAAATATTAACGTAATGAGTCTTTGGGATACATTGAAAAATTAA
- a CDS encoding GxxExxY protein, which produces MTENELSYKIIGAAIEVHKNLGVGLLENAYETALAYELKILGLDVKQQVSLPLKYKEITVENAYRIDLIIENKVIIEVKSVLELNPVFYSQVLTYLKLANLNLGLLINFNSELIKYGIHRIVNKLINE; this is translated from the coding sequence ATGACAGAAAACGAACTATCCTACAAGATAATAGGAGCAGCAATAGAAGTTCACAAAAATCTAGGAGTCGGATTGTTGGAAAATGCTTATGAAACTGCGCTGGCTTATGAATTGAAAATACTTGGATTGGATGTGAAGCAACAAGTTTCCTTACCTTTAAAGTATAAAGAAATTACAGTAGAAAACGCCTATAGAATTGACTTAATTATAGAAAATAAGGTTATTATTGAAGTAAAATCTGTTCTGGAGCTGAATCCTGTTTTTTATTCCCAGGTTTTAACCTATCTGAAGCTAGCTAACCTAAATTTAGGGCTACTGATAAATTTTAACAGTGAACTTATTAAATACGGAATTCACAGAATTGTAAACAAACTTATTAATGAATAG
- the dacB gene encoding D-alanyl-D-alanine carboxypeptidase/D-alanyl-D-alanine-endopeptidase: MVNYRKYISSVAVLASGFFLAQSTVSTVLYSQAYDNQKNTLNLPSPITSVAEKTMLSAKELVDINVNTMMADPVLKNATWGFVVYDPKTKKVISSYNENTPLVPASTTKLLTTETALNLLGENYRWMTQLEYSGTIDENGTLNGNLYVVGSGDPSLGTNKAGAWSYRDIISDFMSGLSREGIRKVNGDIIIQTALFKGNITRLPENVVWLENNNYYLPVGTTREIDPANEKLIVKKSGTASDKKYFYVSPYANQMVYAEKYNGDGILTTKLPDAPAYLANTFRTTLVKSGIGVTGKVTPKMTDAAPESRKLVAAYKSPTLGDIIFYTNQHSDNSLAEALLKTVGFQKMGDQTSESGRIVVTNHLKEESFDMMGLNYIDGSGLSRSNNVTPISQVKFLTSLMDEKYYKTYFTSLPVGGQSGTLKRMFIGAGNGQVFAKTGTLNKVKTLAGYLKTNSGKTLVFSLMVNNYSGSVDMVKKRMEKILEPALDL, from the coding sequence ATGGTAAATTACAGAAAATATATTTCAAGCGTAGCGGTATTGGCTTCTGGGTTTTTCCTTGCTCAATCTACCGTTTCTACCGTTCTTTACTCACAGGCTTACGATAATCAAAAAAACACTTTGAATCTGCCTTCTCCCATTACTTCGGTGGCGGAGAAAACGATGTTGTCGGCCAAAGAACTAGTAGACATTAATGTAAACACAATGATGGCGGATCCTGTGCTGAAAAATGCAACCTGGGGATTCGTAGTGTACGACCCGAAAACGAAGAAAGTGATCTCTTCGTACAATGAAAATACTCCCTTAGTTCCCGCTTCCACTACAAAATTATTAACAACGGAAACAGCATTGAACCTTTTAGGTGAAAACTACCGTTGGATGACCCAGCTGGAATATTCAGGGACTATAGATGAGAATGGAACTTTAAACGGAAATTTATATGTTGTAGGCAGCGGCGACCCTTCACTGGGAACCAATAAGGCGGGAGCCTGGTCTTACAGAGATATTATTTCAGACTTCATGAGCGGACTTTCCCGCGAAGGTATCAGAAAGGTAAATGGTGATATTATCATTCAGACAGCGCTTTTCAAAGGCAATATTACAAGGCTTCCGGAAAATGTTGTATGGCTTGAAAATAATAATTACTACTTACCTGTAGGAACTACCCGCGAAATTGATCCTGCCAACGAAAAGCTGATCGTAAAAAAATCAGGAACAGCTTCTGATAAAAAATACTTCTACGTTTCTCCTTATGCCAATCAGATGGTATACGCTGAAAAATACAACGGAGACGGTATTTTAACCACCAAGCTTCCTGATGCTCCGGCTTATCTTGCCAATACTTTCAGAACAACTTTGGTAAAAAGCGGAATTGGCGTTACCGGAAAAGTAACTCCTAAAATGACGGATGCAGCTCCGGAAAGCAGAAAACTGGTTGCAGCGTATAAATCTCCTACATTGGGTGATATTATATTCTACACCAATCAGCACAGTGATAATTCCCTGGCAGAAGCCTTGCTGAAAACGGTAGGTTTCCAGAAAATGGGTGATCAGACCTCGGAATCCGGAAGAATCGTGGTAACTAACCACCTGAAAGAAGAAAGTTTTGATATGATGGGTCTTAATTATATAGACGGAAGCGGACTTTCAAGAAGTAATAATGTAACCCCAATTTCTCAGGTGAAGTTTTTAACTTCTTTGATGGATGAAAAATATTACAAAACCTATTTCACTTCACTGCCGGTAGGCGGACAGTCCGGAACCCTGAAAAGAATGTTTATTGGTGCCGGGAACGGACAGGTTTTTGCTAAAACAGGAACTTTAAACAAAGTGAAAACATTAGCGGGTTACCTGAAAACCAATTCCGGAAAAACGCTTGTATTTTCTTTAATGGTAAACAATTATTCAGGATCTGTAGATATGGTGAAAAAAAGAATGGAAAAAATTCTTGAGCCAGCTCTGGATCTGTAA